tagtttattaattatatactaattgtcaaaattagttattatatatttatatataaatatatatataatttaatttatttttaatatatattttatattttaatatatttaatattaataattaattttaatataaaactaATATAGTTGAAAAAATAATCTCCTCCCTTGAATGACTCGACACCGTCGGTATCCAGAATAACAACAATGTCAACactaaattaagaaaataactaGTTTTTACATACTTTATTCAAATACCAACTCTAATAATTGGATTTAATTATTGTGTCACTTGTCTGTTTCCTCGGTTCAATCTGAAAGCCAATTGCTATTTGAGATCCATTGTTAATGTTGGTATTGGTGTTGGATTTTGGACAATATACAAAGCTATGATGTACAGAGACTcctataaatataaaatacgaTATGATATgagatatataaatttaaaattcttataaGTTATAAACATATaccatatatataaaatataaagtattttttagataaattttaataatattttaatattttattgatattacaacataaataaatttttaattttttttatgttatttttttaaggTTAAATTACATAGTTTGTCTCTACACTTTCAGTGAAATTGTAAATTGGTCATTACGctttaaaagtttgtaattaGGTCcgtaaagataattaaaatttgtaatttagtcTCCATCGTTCAAAAAGTATTtaatttaacagaatattctcagtatattttttattttaacagaatattctcaACATATTCTgaaaatattctgttaaatcaaTATTTTTTGACCGGCAGAGACtaaattgtaaattttaattctctttagggatccaattacaaacttttaaagTGTAGGGATCAATTTATAATTTCACTGAAAGTGTAGGGACTAACTGTgtaatttaatcttttttaattatataaagtatttaaattttttttgttttaataattaatagatatatactatttctaaactcattttaaaaatacttgTTAAGAATAAGGATGGACACGTTGACACATGAtggtatttaagtgtgtccaAATATATATGTCcggagaaaaatattttattttttattaagacacggtTAGACACATAAGACACGCGTGTCGGACGAGTGCCGATAAGTGTCGTGTTCAAAATGTGTCTGAACTGTTGACACAACAATTCAAGGAAGTGTATGTACTTCATAGATATGAAAAGAAGTAAGAAAAAAAGACAATTGGACTGCATTTGTTTATAGACACCGGTAGAGACACAAAATCCTGTTTGGCAGATGAGATATAAACAGAAATATTGTGTCCAGAGATattgaattagtgtattttgtattcttaataaaaaagatacaaacacactaactaaaaaatacaacttattttttatttttcttttattatttttgttaattttttataattatattttttttaattttttaaataaataaataagaataaattaaactttcataattttttttagtttatcacaaaaaaaatataaaaacattcattttttatatttttatgttttgtattttatttttaatgtcttattttatcctattttaaaatttaaatacagTTTTAATGAACAGTACAAAAAAAACAACACAAGTCAATtcctctttatatatatataaattttttatttaaataaaagttGAATATTTATCAAGTTgtgtaaaatttaaaacaataaaaaatttgcatatttttctttatatattttgtgtAATGTTCCATTTAGCAAAATATCTTGTTTAAGTTACGGTATTTTTACTGACAAAAATATTAAGTCCTTTTCTAATATTAACTACTTAATTACCGAGCCTTTATATTAATATCGTGTTCTAGTTCTGtgaaaatgttaaaaaattttattcaattaaaaCCATTCATCAAAGATCTTCAGACAATAATAgtcacataattattaataataataaatgttattcaagtaattttaattaaagtTCAAATACAACACATATCTCtttgaattaaataaaatcttaagCGATAAGCATGAGGGGACTCTATGAAGCACTTAACTCATAAACAAACTCCACTATTCGTCCGCAAATTCATACTGAGTCTTCAAAAATCTATTATTTAAAGAGTAAAAAATTTTGGGGTAAGAACTAACCACTCATTCTTAGTAGAGGATGAGAATGTcgtaaaaataaagaataaaatacaaataatcaACCTATAACTCAAGAATGATTATCCTAATGAATCCCTTAAAATTCTTCGAGTCCTACTTTAAAcaatttagttatttttcttcaaattacattatttaatCAATTTTCAGTTACATTAATTAATTCTCAATCACTTAGTTGACAGTCACTTTTATAAATCAACAAGTTCAAGTAAGATACACAATACAAAGATACAAGCAAATTACGCAAGTCAAATAGCGGAAAATTTCATAGATAACATAACACTGCAACAGAAAGCACACCCAAACAATttatacaaatgcatatgatgaatgtctattCCTATTCAGGCTgcgagctcacgtgtcggttcgTTACCCGATACCCGATAGTGATCCTGAGATAGGTATTACATATTGTCATCCCTACCTCAACCAACGTCCTTTCAATTCCATGAGCGTTGCATATCGTCGTCCTCATGGGAAACCTTCCTTCCGATTTCAAGTGGACATTACGTATCGGCGTTCCCACTGAGCCTTATCATTCGAGTCTCAAGTAAGTGTTCCCACTGAGCCTCATACACAATATCTCAAGTGAGCATTATGTTTTGCCTTTCTCAAGAGATTGTGCTCAAAATCAAATTCTTTAATTTAAATCATTCAATCTTTTTCGGTCTTTTCCTCAATCTTTATTCCTCAAACCTCAAACCTCAATCCTTAATTCCTTAATCCTTAACCTTTAAATCTTAATTTATCAAAACTAACTTCAACTGCATTTTCAAACTCAAAAGTTTTTCTCAAGGactcaaaaatttattttattttccaacCATAATCTTAATTGAAACAAACAAACATCATTTATCCTAAataatcatttttattatttgaaattccGGTAAAGCGCcccaaaaatataatttttttcataattaatcaaaccaaaataaattaattcctTTCACAAATTTTGAGACATTAACGTCGCATAATCCTCAATAATTTATAACAGAACAATAACGATAAGAATTTTAGGACAAGAGCTATTCACTGTACCAAAAAAGAATTAAGGATATAGGACAACAACACCTCCAGTAATGCTTCCGGCGACTACAGCGTTGTTCCTGATGACAGAACCGGGCCCAGACAATGATGTTGATGAGTCCAAGCACCTCTTTCTCACATGCAGCAGCGCCAACATCCACCACCATGACTTCCTCTCTTCTAGTCAGACCTAAATGGACACGGCGGCGGCTTCTGACGAGCTCCGACGACAGTGACGCAAACGGCTAGGGGAACAGGGGAGACATTCCTTCTCTGTCACGTTTCCCCTCTCTTTCTCATCTGAGCTCCTCTTCCGGCGACTCTGCGATGGCAATGAAGCACGACGGTGACGCGGGCTTCAACTACAGTGATGACGGAATAGTGACGGTAGTTTGACGGCGGATTTGCCCTTTGCACGTGCTCTCTCTCTCCTCGCGCATCTCCCTTCTGGTCACGCGGTCCCTCTTTGTCAACATCGCTTTATCTCTCGTCTGACTCACCTAACTTTGATTTAATTACTTTTGGTAAAAATAGCTTTCTGAAAATAAAcccataaataaatataataaattacaaataattCATTACTTAATATTTTATGAAATCCGGGGTCTTACAGTGGGGTGGTTCTGAATTCCTCCTCTGTCCCGCGTAACGGTGAGTTGGAGGACTAAGTCCGCcgattctcttctttttttattaattttttcatttttattaataaattattaaatattaaacaatatataatttcacaaccatttcaataaatttataattttaaaaatataaaaaaatttataatttctaaattcacaaacattaaagtctttataATTCTAAATATGTAATAAACGTAATCATCAACCAagtattttgaaacaaaataataaaattaacattgtaaaaaataaaacaaacattTTCCAAAATGTATAATTAAATATCTTCAAATCTCTAATCAATCAAATATAAAACATAATctaaattataacttaaaatatcttcaattacaaaaaaaaaatacggACCCACCGGGAAAGCTCAACCCGCCCCACTCCCGCCATAGCCCGCGGGTTAGACGAGCTTTTTAATTAGAATGGTTTCAaatttccaatccaatccataTTTTTTGGTGAGTTACGCGAACTGACTCGCGAATTTTGACTCGTTTGCCACCCCGGTCTTTATAAGAAAAGATATAAAATTGAATTTTCAAAACATTTGtaatgtatttattaaaataaaaaatttaaaaaattttatcaataaCAACCTCAGCATATAAAGACACATAATCTAAAtccttaaattttttatttaaactaaaatcctaaaaataGGCAAATGTCCAACAATGCTGACGAGAAGTTTGGACTTGCCagtataatttgaaaaagagttatGCTAGgtaactaataatttttttaaacaatataaataattattaattaaattaaaatatattatatttttaaattaatcaccTAAAtgttaatattagaataaccatCTGCACACTTAGTAAAATAAACATCTGATATATTCATTGTTCATTTTGTTTAGTATTTTCATTGTCTacttgtatttttattttgaagaaataaaataaaatattctttatatttaataaacCTCGGAAACCTAATCACGTTAACATGCCACAAATTACGTTTTGGGGAGTATTATATAGATGCCAGCTACGCATTTTCTTAGAATCCTAAGTCCTTATTGTAGCAAAGAAGTTGAAACAATGGTGCAAATAAAGAAGCATCACCAAACAGTAGTTTTCGTCTTGTTCTTGATTATCCTATTGTCTTTAACAAGCAAGTCaggatcatcatcatcatcagagtCATCAAAAAATCGAAAGCATCACTTTGTTTTAGTGCATGGATCGTGCCACGGAGCATGGTCGTGGTACAAGGTTATTACACTTCTCAAATCATGGGGTCACAATGTGACTGCCTTAGACTTGGCAGCTTCAGGGGTCAACCAAAAGCAGGCTTTGGAGCTCAAATCAATTTCTGAGTACTTTGAGCCTCTGACTAAGTTCATGGCTTCATCAGTGGGTGAAAGTCAAAGAGTAGTTCTTGTTGGTCATAGCCTTGGTGGCCTAGCCATATCCCATGCCATGGAACATTTTCCTCATAAGATTTCTGTGGCGGTCTTTGCTGCTGCTTTGATGCCTGGTCCAATGCTCAATATCTCCACCATTAATCAAGAAGACCAGGTATGCACCTTCCCTCACTGGCAGCTCTTTTTTTCCATGCTTGCTGCTATTTCAACTCCTCAAATTTGTTGTTTCTTTCTTATAGTTTTCGTCTtgttaaaaagaataaaagcaTCTAAaactttttctcaaattttttttaattttgggtTAATTTGAAGTCACTGgaattctttttaaataaataatttaaatattttatttactgatacgttatttaaaaaatatttataaatttacaTCATATTACTTATCTCATTTATAGTAAGTTTAagataagtatatatatattttgtctaCACATAAATCACATTCTTTTATTATATCTCATCTGCATTTGagatatattaattattttttgttcatatcttatttatataaaaaattttctcaATTTACAATATAAACGTGTTAAACAAATTTTCATCTATATAAAAATCACATTCTTTTATTATCTCTCATTTGCATTTGagatatattaattattttttgttcatatcttatttatataaaaaattttctcGATTTACAATATAAACGTGCTAAACAAATTTTCATCTATATAAAAAAGTGCATTTGGTAGTTTTCGTCACACTTATCTCAATTCTCTCTCcactctttttaaaatctttttggtttttcatAAAAAGGGATATAAAAAGAAAAGGCCATTGCTAGACAATTACTACGCTTATGATGAAGGACCAAACAAATCTGCCACGAGATTCTTCTTCGGGCCAAACTACCTCGCTACTTACTTATATCAACTTAGCCCACAACAGGTTACTATTTCTAATTCTCAGCTCTAATTTGTCTATTATTTtatacaataaataaataaacataactcGGTTTAAAATGTGCATGAAGTAGTGATGTACTATTTTCGTTTGAATCTGTCTAGCAGGACTGGAATCTAGCAACAACACTGGTAAGACCACGAAAAATATTTAGTGATGAAAATATGATAAATGTGTTAGCCCTATCGCACACAAGATACGGTTCAGTGAGTCGCGTCTTTGTTATGACGGAAAATGATCATTCTGTAGATCCGAAATTTCAACGGTGGATGATTACACATAATCCTCCTAATTGTGTGGTTGAGATCTCGGGATCCGATCACATGGTCATGATGTCCAAGCACATTGAGCTTTCTCATAATTTACAAATAGTTGCAAACCGTTATAATTAACAGAATGTGTTTTTGTGTAGAGCGTCTGTACGAGGTATGTCGTCACTTCAAAGGGAGATGTCTTGATTTCTTCTTAGATTAGGTATATGCCAAACTTTAGAAAATATTGAATACATAGGATACTTGTAAAATACACATTAACGCTCAAGTTAAATAAAGATTCAATAAAATCTAATTTTGAAATGTTGTTACGGTGTCTTCATATGTCTTTTACCTTCTATTTTGTTTACCTTATGTATACGGATTTGGAtcttctaaagtttgaatttcattttagAGAGTAAAATGTGATCTTTTACTATTGaatagtttctctttcatatttatttttagtttcacctataaaatcaattatgaaagatcacactttactctttaaagtgaaattcaaattttagaagATCCAAATCCTATATATACTATCATCTTATTGTATAGTTGTTGTATGGTATAAttcatttttttgaattatatgTGACAACTTCAGTGACAACTATAAAATATACATGTTAATCTTCTCAATTCATTGTTAGGGGTGAAAATGAGCCGAGTTGAGTCGAATTTTGACTTTGACAAACTTAGTTCATATTATAAATTGATAGCCTAAGTCTAGATCTCTTATATCTCTTATAGGCTTTTTTTTAGATTCAAATTTGACTTGTTTAAAACTCGATAAATCCACAAGTCTATTTTGTGaattaaaactcaaaaaaatactcttaaaatatctaaattaacattctaaaatttataatttataattggtaaaacataatttatttatatattaatcaTTAGTTACATAACATAATTATATATACAATtcataaacttttttttaataaaaaaattacaatctTAATTAATcgtaattattaatttttattttgtgtttaataTAAGTGAATAGTTGAAAGtctaaattaagaataatttataatttatttttctaaaaaaatattttgataaactGATTTATCGAACTTCATAAGATTTTTTTTGTCtgatctttttaattaatagaTTTTTCAAAAAGTCCAAATTTAAtctatttaataaaataagttaaacCAAATTACAATTTTTCCTCGAATAACCCGACCCACTTCACTCTGAGATATGAGTGAACACGAATTTGGGAATTTACAATGTAATTGTACTTAATATCCTAATATCtgttttaactaattttttgaattataaattataactttcAAATTATAGATATAACGATCCAATTATgtacaataatattaataatggtGACGGTTTatgaattataaaaattttcacgTTCTTTTGACCTCATTTTTGAGTTATATAATAACTACTAAATTATaatgatcaaatcaaaatatattttatatgataACGTAACGAGTACAAATCTTAAAAAATCATACTATAAATTAGCTTATGTACTTTAAGGTGATtgttttagaattatttttacttgtaagactatttaattttttgttatatttctgacaaaatttaaaaataattttattttaatatgaatGTTATTATGTAATTTTTATGTTAAGATTTTTTATTCACTCTTCTAAAAATTCTCTTCAAATTTCGCCACTAATAAAAACTAGCTTATATACTTTAAGGTGATTATTTTGGgaaagtataaaaaattaatatttttataaaattttgtt
This sequence is a window from Arachis stenosperma cultivar V10309 chromosome 10, arast.V10309.gnm1.PFL2, whole genome shotgun sequence. Protein-coding genes within it:
- the LOC130958025 gene encoding methyl jasmonate esterase 1-like isoform X1, encoding MVQIKKHHQTVVFVLFLIILLSLTSKSGSSSSSESSKNRKHHFVLVHGSCHGAWSWYKVITLLKSWGHNVTALDLAASGVNQKQALELKSISEYFEPLTKFMASSVGESQRVVLVGHSLGGLAISHAMEHFPHKISVAVFAAALMPGPMLNISTINQEDQGYKKKRPLLDNYYAYDEGPNKSATRFFFGPNYLATYLYQLSPQQQDWNLATTLVRPRKIFSDENMINVLALSHTRYGSVSRVFVMTENDHSVDPKFQRWMITHNPPNCVVEISGSDHMVMMSKHIELSHNLQIVANRYN
- the LOC130958025 gene encoding methyl jasmonate esterase 1-like isoform X2 gives rise to the protein MVQIKKHHQTVVFVLFLIILLSLTSKSGSSSSSESSKNRKHHFVLVHGSCHGAWSWYKVITLLKSWGHNVTALDLAASGVNQKQALELKSISEYFEPLTKFMASSVGESQRVVLVGHSLGGLAISHAMEHFPHKISVAVFAAALMPGPMLNISTINQEDQGYKKKRPLLDNYYAYDEGPNKSATRFFFGPNYLATYLYQLSPQQDWNLATTLVRPRKIFSDENMINVLALSHTRYGSVSRVFVMTENDHSVDPKFQRWMITHNPPNCVVEISGSDHMVMMSKHIELSHNLQIVANRYN